One part of the Rutidosis leptorrhynchoides isolate AG116_Rl617_1_P2 chromosome 1, CSIRO_AGI_Rlap_v1, whole genome shotgun sequence genome encodes these proteins:
- the LOC139861082 gene encoding protein MODIFYING WALL LIGNIN-1-like produces the protein MEKQHQTKNICHGLIITFIISLSIASFALCIVCESKKSENELRIDGDLCFLPQSQAFGYGIVALVCSSFAQIIGTGFFILRRRSIDIKNSKTSYASILIFSSWIIFLISLILAGTAISMNKKQKYGEGWVGGTCYLVKNGIFVGSGILVLIAMISTLCSYLLFNKSTVVHAQLK, from the exons GGTTTGATCATCACATTCATCATCTCCTTATCAATTGCTTCTTTTGCATTATGCATCGTTTGTGAATCCAAGAAATCAGAG AATGAGCTTCGAATTGATGGAGATTTATGCTTTCTACCACAAAGCCAAGCTTTTGGCTATGGAATTGTAGCTTTGGTGTGTTCCTCCTTTGCACAAATCATTGGGACCGGATTCTTTATATTGCGTAGAAGATCGATTGATATCAAGAATTCAAAAACTTCATATGCTAGCATTCTTATATTCTCTTCATG GATAATTTTTTTGATTTCATTGATTTTAGCTGGAACGGCGATAAGTATGAACAAAAAACAGAAGTACGGAGAAGGATGGGTGGGTGGTACGTGTTACCTTGTAAAAAATGGCATTTTCGTTGGCTCGGGAATTCTCGTACTTATTGCAATGATTTCTACACTTTGTTCATACTTGTTGTTTAATAAGAGCACAGTCGTGCATGCTCAATTGAAATGA